The genome window ATCGCCCAACACCACAACCGAAATCAAGACAACTTGCATGCTCGTTTGAGAAATATTTTTTTTGTTGGAGCATCTGGATAATTGAATCGACTTCTGTTTTTCCCATGTCAAAAAACTCATCCTGATTCCATTTTCCATCTTTTTTTGTAGGGTTTGTACAAATAGCCCACAAAGGGTCTTTTTTAGCAAAACCTTCCCAGTTCTTTTTAGTTGACAAAAAACTCATCTTCGAAATTGATTTTAGTCCGCAAAATTACCATTTTGTAAAAGGATGCTTGCTTAGGTTGGAATTATAATATTTTGGATCTCCGCTAACTTCTTTTCCTGCCCATGGGGGGAGTTCGAAAAACTCATCTTCTGCATTTAGTTCAATCTCTGCGAGAATCAATCCATCGTTTTCCTGATCAAATTCGTCAACTTCCCAGCTATGTCCTTTAAAATTTACCCGATAGCGTTTTTTTAAGATGGCTGGTTTATCACACAAATCGTTTATCATAATTCGAGCATCATCAACCGGAATTGAATATTCAAACTCAGTTCTGCTTATACCTTTAGATTTTCCTTTGATGGTTAGGAAGGCTTTTTCTTCAACTATTCTTATACGGACAGTTTTATTAGCTGATTTGCTTAAATAGGCCTGTTGGTAAATTTGGCCTACAAGATCTTTTTTCCAACTATCATTCTTGATTAAAAACTTGCGTTCTATTTCAATAGCCATTAAAAGTAATTTAGAATTTTAATGTGTGAGAAAGATGAAAAACGTTTTCACAAAGACTTATACACAACGAAAAGCCTGTTTGTGGTTTATTCATCTAAAACAAGTTAATCAAAAATAATACTTTTGCTATCAATACAAGCTGTATTATCTGAACATCCTATGAATAAACTGCTAATTGCATTATTAATTTTCCTGACTACAGATTTAACCGCTTTCAGCCAAAGTGATATTTCAAAAATTGATATTTATTGGGGTAAAGTCTCGAAATTCACTGTGAGTGCCGAGCAATTAAAGACTATCAATCAAATTTATGTACTCGATACTATTCTGAAAAGGCAGATTTCGGATATACATAAATTCAGGTTTATTGTTCAACCGATAATGAACGGACCCGTTAGAGTTGCAGAAACAAAGGGAAATATTTTAAGTCAGCAAATGCGGACATTTATAGAAGATCCAAAGCCTGGCGACCGAATCATTGTTTCTGAAATATTTGCTTATGTGACAGGAGAAGGAGTCCGCCAAATTCCAACAGCCATTGTTTTTGTAGTGGAGTAATCAATAAGTTCTTTTCTCGTTTTCTGAAGATTTATTTCTATTTAACTTAGAGGCTTGAAAAATCCTAACTAATAGCTATGGAAGAAACACGTTTTGAATTGGATGGGCATGTTGAAGACCATGAAAATGATGAGGAAATTGAAATAGAAGAAGCGAAAAGAGGTTCGGGTATTTATATTTTATTAGCATTGTTTATTATATTATTTCTGACTTCAGCAAGCTTATTCCTTTATTTTCAATGTTATATTGGTCAGGGAAAATGGGATTTTACTTTTCAGAAACAAACTCATTTAAGTGAAAAATCTGCTCAAAACCAAGAGGCCGAAATAAAGGTTTTGATGACTAAAATGGATAGTCTTGAAAATGCGCTTTCTATAGTATCCAATAAATACCAAGAAGGAACACCTTTGTTTTCTATGAATGATAGTGGTGAAACATTTGAAGTTCAAATAGGCTTTTTCAGATCATTTGATTTTAATCGATACGACTCTTTATTGGTAAATATGAATGTGGAAGAACGTAATGGTGCTTATAAACTGATGATTGGCCGCTTCAACAATTTTGATGATGCCTGTGCATTACGCAGAGATATGATAGATATGGGCATTGATGGAGCTTTTGTGGTAAAAAAACTAAATGGAGTCAGAGAATCATTTGATGAAAAGTGCCCCTAAGTTTTTTTTATTTTTTCTTCGATGGCACTGGTTGAATAACCTTTTAGAAAAGGGATAATAACAACTTTACCACCGTTATTTTTTGTAATATCAGCACCTACTATTGTATCCGAACTATAATCGCCACCTTTTACCTGAATGTCGGGCAAAATTTCTTTGATTAAATTATAAGGCGTTTCTTCATCAAACAAAACCACTGC of Bacteroidota bacterium contains these proteins:
- a CDS encoding CYTH domain-containing protein, which translates into the protein MAIEIERKFLIKNDSWKKDLVGQIYQQAYLSKSANKTVRIRIVEEKAFLTIKGKSKGISRTEFEYSIPVDDARIMINDLCDKPAILKKRYRVNFKGHSWEVDEFDQENDGLILAEIELNAEDEFFELPPWAGKEVSGDPKYYNSNLSKHPFTKW